One Glutamicibacter halophytocola DNA segment encodes these proteins:
- a CDS encoding GNAT family N-acetyltransferase — protein MAQQEYPSELPVDSQLFRAVAGLEQQLLSASLRGNRKLLGEILHENFFEIGASGRTYDRDQVMELLATEDPSAERLRVSEPLAIRLSENLIQLRWKASGHRPALRSSLWFREQGKWQMLFHQGTLTGHGGSKPAGPGSVRATGVAEEFSVRQLSALDAGSVYEAFISHPDMRRQGDADTPAKARAYVDALLNGEQSQFPLAITANDRLIGLVCGTLDHSNANAWIWYWMHQEYRGRSLTTRAVATLANYLFDDLDFYRLELGLRANNPGSRSVAENNGFLREGTERGKFLVDGERIDVYTYARLRTDPPGAVAPLPLRLA, from the coding sequence ATGGCGCAACAGGAATATCCCTCAGAATTGCCCGTCGATTCTCAACTATTCAGAGCGGTTGCCGGTCTGGAACAGCAGCTTCTCAGTGCCTCGCTGCGTGGCAACCGAAAATTGCTTGGCGAAATCCTGCATGAGAACTTCTTCGAAATCGGCGCAAGCGGAAGAACGTACGACCGGGATCAAGTCATGGAATTGCTGGCCACTGAAGATCCTTCCGCTGAGCGGTTGCGCGTTAGCGAGCCCTTGGCCATCCGACTATCAGAAAACCTCATCCAATTGCGCTGGAAGGCCAGCGGCCATCGCCCGGCACTTCGCAGCTCATTATGGTTCCGCGAGCAAGGCAAGTGGCAGATGCTGTTTCACCAAGGCACGCTCACAGGCCACGGCGGAAGCAAGCCTGCAGGGCCTGGCAGCGTCCGGGCAACAGGCGTTGCCGAGGAATTCAGCGTGAGGCAGCTCAGCGCGTTGGACGCGGGCTCCGTATACGAGGCGTTCATTTCCCATCCGGATATGCGGCGCCAAGGCGATGCCGATACGCCGGCAAAAGCACGGGCCTACGTAGATGCCCTGTTGAACGGCGAACAAAGCCAATTCCCGTTGGCGATCACTGCCAATGACCGGTTGATCGGGCTTGTTTGCGGGACGCTGGATCATTCAAATGCCAATGCTTGGATTTGGTACTGGATGCATCAGGAGTATCGCGGTCGTTCGCTCACTACGAGGGCAGTTGCCACACTGGCGAATTATCTTTTTGATGATCTTGATTTCTACCGCTTGGAGCTTGGCCTGCGGGCCAATAATCCCGGTTCACGCAGCGTGGCCGAGAACAATGGTTTTCTGCGTGAAGGAACCGAGCGGGGCAAATTCCTTGTCGACGGTGAACGCATCGACGTCTACACCTACGCCCGGCTAAGAACGGATCCGCCCGGCGCTGTAGCTCCGCTGCCACTTCGCCTGGCCTAG
- a CDS encoding mechanosensitive ion channel, producing the protein MQTENVLGNIDWASMLQKVAIALVILIITWLVARIVRWAAAKLVTRVKFLQKQGNDGAQIGQSLGKVAGLIVWLFGLVAILQVFALSEVLTPVQGLLGGVMAFIPNLIGAGFIFFIGYVIANIVRQLLTTGLGTVDFSGLVRKLTPGDEPVDEVQSREAQAKIVDIIANIVFALILLVVAISALQVLGIAAISQPAEQMLQLVFTAIPQVIMALVLLAVGFLIAKFVGQLLESTLHGVGTDRVVAGWGVVPEGKSASGIIAGIVKIAIVLFFGVMAAQMLNFPAITNILNEILELGGKILFGAAIVAAGFVVANVIGKFMGDTTASKIIRYTAIALFVAMGLKYMGIADSIINMAFGAIVIGAALAAALAFGLGGREAAARTLNKIDTDKLSSNGPDSAPPAPPTSPGI; encoded by the coding sequence ATGCAAACTGAGAACGTCTTAGGCAACATCGACTGGGCGTCAATGCTACAAAAGGTAGCCATTGCGCTAGTCATTCTCATCATTACGTGGCTTGTGGCGCGAATAGTTCGCTGGGCTGCAGCCAAGCTAGTGACCAGGGTGAAATTCCTGCAGAAGCAGGGAAACGACGGAGCTCAAATAGGCCAATCTCTTGGCAAGGTCGCTGGATTGATTGTTTGGCTTTTTGGCCTCGTGGCAATCCTTCAGGTCTTTGCACTTTCTGAAGTTCTTACGCCAGTTCAGGGCCTGCTCGGCGGAGTCATGGCATTCATCCCGAACCTCATCGGCGCCGGCTTTATCTTCTTCATTGGCTACGTCATCGCAAACATTGTTCGCCAGCTATTGACCACTGGCCTGGGAACTGTCGACTTCAGCGGACTAGTCCGCAAGCTGACTCCAGGCGATGAGCCGGTAGATGAAGTCCAGTCTCGCGAGGCCCAAGCAAAGATCGTCGATATCATCGCGAATATCGTCTTCGCCCTGATCCTTCTGGTTGTTGCCATATCTGCACTGCAGGTCCTGGGAATCGCAGCCATTTCGCAGCCTGCTGAGCAAATGCTTCAACTGGTCTTCACCGCCATCCCACAGGTCATCATGGCACTGGTGCTGTTGGCAGTTGGCTTCCTGATTGCAAAGTTTGTTGGACAGCTGCTGGAGTCCACCCTGCACGGTGTAGGCACTGATCGCGTCGTTGCCGGCTGGGGCGTTGTTCCAGAAGGCAAGAGCGCATCGGGCATCATTGCCGGCATCGTGAAGATTGCTATCGTGCTGTTCTTCGGCGTGATGGCAGCGCAGATGCTGAACTTCCCGGCAATCACCAATATCCTCAATGAGATTCTGGAACTGGGTGGCAAGATCCTCTTCGGTGCAGCAATCGTTGCGGCAGGCTTCGTCGTCGCTAACGTGATCGGCAAGTTCATGGGCGACACCACTGCGTCGAAGATTATCCGCTACACGGCCATTGCGCTGTTCGTTGCAATGGGCCTGAAATACATGGGCATCGCGGACTCGATCATCAACATGGCCTTCGGTGCAATTGTCATCGGCGCAGCCCTGGCAGCGGCCCTGGCCTTCGGGCTTGGCGGCCGCGAAGCAGCAGCTCGCACCCTGAACAAGATCGATACCGACAAGCTGAGCTCCAACGGCCCGGATTCGGCACCACCGGCACCGCCGACGTCGCCAGGCATATAA
- a CDS encoding OsmC family protein, translating into MSENSREIREVIVQRTESSKYTATSLATGASVEFGQGDGLLTPVELMLAAIAGCSSIDVDVATTRRSEPEKFDVRASGYKISEDGASRMDDIHLGFDLKFPDTEEGRKAASMVERIVKLSHDKYCTVSRTVELGASVVSEVVE; encoded by the coding sequence ATGAGTGAAAACAGCCGAGAAATTCGTGAAGTTATTGTTCAGCGCACCGAATCGAGCAAGTACACAGCCACCAGCCTTGCAACAGGGGCAAGCGTTGAATTTGGCCAAGGTGATGGACTGCTGACACCGGTGGAGCTGATGCTCGCAGCTATTGCCGGCTGCTCGTCAATCGATGTTGACGTAGCGACGACTCGTCGCAGCGAACCAGAGAAATTTGATGTGCGAGCCAGCGGCTACAAGATTTCCGAAGACGGTGCCAGCCGCATGGATGACATTCATCTCGGGTTCGATTTGAAATTCCCTGATACTGAAGAGGGCCGCAAAGCAGCCAGCATGGTCGAGCGAATCGTGAAGTTGTCGCACGATAAATACTGCACTGTCTCACGCACGGTCGAACTCGGGGCTTCGGTCGTCAGTGAAGTAGTTGAATAA
- a CDS encoding GNAT family N-acetyltransferase, protein MEDSIVLREWTSIDEVPDLLDVWKSSVECRLDFLSAHDLDAVATALESIYSQTLHVRIAQQGDQILGFAAWNDSEIEILWVRHADRHHGVGRLLLSHIIEHSPEAGVHLDAQRTLAIEFFQNCGFRQVPIAVQESSPRLLCRYDFSRVDNVAR, encoded by the coding sequence ATGGAAGACTCGATTGTCCTTCGCGAATGGACGAGCATCGATGAAGTTCCGGACTTGTTAGATGTCTGGAAAAGCTCTGTTGAATGCCGCCTTGATTTCCTCTCGGCACATGACCTCGATGCCGTAGCCACGGCTCTGGAATCCATATATTCGCAAACTTTGCACGTGCGAATTGCCCAACAAGGCGATCAGATTCTGGGTTTCGCCGCTTGGAATGATTCGGAAATTGAAATTCTTTGGGTGAGGCATGCTGATCGCCACCATGGAGTGGGCAGATTGCTCCTGAGCCACATCATCGAACACAGCCCGGAAGCTGGCGTTCATTTGGACGCGCAACGGACACTTGCCATTGAATTTTTCCAAAACTGCGGGTTCCGGCAGGTGCCAATTGCTGTTCAAGAGTCTTCACCGCGGCTTTTATGTCGTTATGACTTCTCGCGAGTGGATAACGTGGCACGATAG
- a CDS encoding alpha/beta fold hydrolase, whose product MHKIHGSGLPLFMIHGNGVDHRILLPLDGALAESGIFERHYIDLPGFGESDPLSNAGGLPELADWLESEIHSIIGDGPFAVLGNSMGGLLCQEIADRFEDAVQGIFLIAPAVYPDSEQRTLPERAVAIHDQELFLSLSKRDAELFADVAVIQTREAWEEFSKWVLPGILSANLRAMAKLAKRYFLEPLPLHRENQLSIPVSIVCGRDDHVTGFEDPQRLTLRYPDLHLKIIESAGHNVHIEQPALVAYEIRAWAERVQRLPLSK is encoded by the coding sequence ATGCACAAGATCCACGGCAGTGGTTTACCGCTATTCATGATTCACGGTAATGGTGTCGATCACCGGATCCTGTTGCCGCTGGACGGGGCGCTCGCCGAAAGCGGGATCTTCGAACGCCACTACATCGACTTGCCTGGCTTCGGGGAAAGCGATCCACTTTCCAATGCTGGAGGACTTCCTGAGCTCGCGGATTGGCTGGAGAGCGAAATTCATTCCATCATCGGCGATGGGCCGTTCGCTGTACTGGGCAATTCAATGGGCGGGCTCCTATGCCAAGAGATCGCTGACAGATTTGAGGATGCTGTCCAAGGGATATTCCTCATTGCACCGGCGGTGTACCCGGATAGCGAGCAGCGGACGCTTCCAGAACGTGCTGTCGCAATCCACGATCAGGAATTGTTCCTGTCCCTGAGCAAGAGAGACGCTGAGCTATTCGCCGATGTTGCGGTCATCCAAACTCGGGAAGCATGGGAAGAATTCTCGAAATGGGTTCTGCCCGGAATTTTGTCGGCTAATTTGAGGGCCATGGCCAAACTTGCCAAGCGCTATTTCCTTGAACCGCTGCCGCTTCATCGGGAGAATCAACTCTCCATTCCAGTCTCAATCGTCTGCGGCAGGGATGATCATGTCACCGGATTCGAAGATCCTCAACGATTAACATTGCGCTACCCGGATTTGCATTTAAAGATTATTGAATCGGCTGGGCACAACGTGCATATTGAACAACCGGCGTTAGTGGCGTACGAAATTCGGGCTTGGGCAGAACGAGTCCAGCGTTTGCCTTTGTCGAAGTAG
- a CDS encoding VOC family protein: protein MYWENLVFVAAMPHEQGKYWEELLDTETFTDNEGGLETRLQFSGGRYLDLCFPTVSDPEPASQRVFPVLASSSRIASSDAGKKNPPREERNDIAGRQYFVLNGSAERARPLNLFAVELRSANPERDAQFWANLTGFRTDSQDPTVLVHPSGTGALIRLVPEMQPKTAAKSSVHLDLRLEPGDDPKQIVEMVQEQGGTELDHKWGEVPWRVFLDPSGNEFCILPAPAANSQP from the coding sequence ATGTACTGGGAGAACCTGGTTTTTGTTGCTGCGATGCCACACGAGCAGGGCAAGTATTGGGAAGAACTGCTGGATACCGAAACCTTTACGGACAACGAAGGAGGGCTAGAAACCCGGCTTCAATTCTCCGGCGGACGATATCTGGATTTATGTTTTCCCACGGTCAGCGATCCCGAACCCGCTTCACAACGTGTCTTTCCGGTATTAGCTTCCAGCAGCCGTATCGCATCATCGGATGCTGGCAAGAAGAATCCGCCTCGCGAAGAGCGCAATGACATCGCAGGCCGGCAGTACTTCGTCCTTAATGGCTCTGCCGAAAGAGCGCGTCCGCTGAATTTATTCGCCGTGGAATTGCGCAGCGCCAATCCAGAACGCGACGCGCAGTTTTGGGCAAATCTCACCGGTTTCCGCACCGATTCCCAGGACCCGACCGTTCTGGTGCACCCTAGCGGTACCGGAGCGCTAATCAGGCTAGTTCCCGAAATGCAGCCTAAAACCGCAGCCAAGTCTTCGGTCCATCTCGATCTGCGGCTGGAGCCGGGAGATGACCCCAAGCAGATTGTGGAAATGGTTCAAGAACAGGGTGGAACTGAACTCGATCACAAATGGGGCGAGGTTCCCTGGCGAGTATTTTTGGATCCGTCGGGAAACGAATTCTGCATCTTGCCTGCCCCTGCCGCCAACAGCCAGCCATAG
- a CDS encoding isocitrate lyase/PEP mutase family protein yields MSDFKERARTLANQHESGDLLVMPTVWDTFSAALAADAGFASLTIGSHPVADSIGSADGEKMDFADYLAVVQRITSAVDVPVSADVESGYGLSPQELFERVFAAGAVGVNIEDVVHREGKRVRARQEHADYIHGVRAAADAAGVDFVINGRTDAVKLTEHFADPLAEAIERIKLLEQAGARSVYPVALSTADQVEQAVQAVSIPVNVTAHPVTAHAAGDLSALRKLGVRRVSFGPLWQKWMAEVSSQQLSAWRQS; encoded by the coding sequence TTGTCGGATTTTAAAGAACGTGCCCGGACACTGGCGAACCAGCACGAATCTGGTGATCTTCTCGTCATGCCCACAGTGTGGGATACCTTCAGTGCCGCATTGGCCGCCGATGCCGGGTTTGCCAGCTTGACGATTGGCAGCCATCCGGTCGCAGATTCCATCGGGAGTGCTGATGGGGAAAAGATGGATTTTGCCGACTACCTTGCTGTAGTCCAGCGCATCACCTCGGCCGTGGACGTGCCCGTGAGCGCAGACGTGGAATCCGGATATGGCCTGAGCCCGCAAGAATTGTTCGAGCGTGTATTCGCGGCAGGTGCGGTGGGGGTCAATATTGAAGATGTCGTGCACAGGGAGGGCAAACGCGTGCGTGCCCGCCAAGAACATGCAGACTACATCCATGGCGTTCGAGCAGCCGCGGATGCAGCCGGTGTGGATTTTGTGATCAATGGGCGCACCGACGCAGTGAAACTCACCGAGCACTTCGCTGACCCATTGGCTGAAGCTATAGAGCGAATCAAGCTGCTTGAACAAGCCGGTGCCCGCAGCGTTTACCCGGTGGCCCTCTCAACAGCAGATCAGGTGGAACAAGCAGTGCAAGCTGTCTCGATTCCCGTGAATGTCACGGCTCACCCGGTCACAGCACACGCCGCCGGGGACCTTTCGGCTTTGCGCAAACTTGGCGTGCGGCGTGTGAGTTTCGGGCCGCTATGGCAGAAATGGATGGCCGAAGTTTCTTCCCAGCAGCTCAGCGCGTGGCGCCAGAGCTAG
- a CDS encoding GNAT family N-acetyltransferase encodes MIPSEIIAKRDEPVPEDVARLLASVPEWFAQPESNAQYIRAASSKETWTVRDTQQQVLAVALVDRHFPQAIEIHLIVVDRAHHGLGIGSELVAAIERDALAGNVRLLQVKTLGASHPDAGYAKTRRFYEKLGFLSLEETELWGSGTPCLIMVKPLDQVYASA; translated from the coding sequence GTGATTCCCAGCGAAATTATTGCGAAGCGTGATGAACCCGTGCCGGAGGACGTTGCGCGACTGCTAGCCAGTGTTCCCGAATGGTTTGCCCAGCCAGAATCCAACGCGCAATACATCCGGGCAGCGAGTTCCAAGGAAACCTGGACAGTTCGCGACACCCAGCAGCAGGTTCTCGCAGTGGCCCTGGTAGATCGCCACTTTCCACAAGCCATCGAGATTCACCTGATCGTGGTGGATCGGGCGCACCATGGACTAGGAATCGGCAGCGAACTTGTTGCGGCCATTGAGCGCGACGCTCTCGCTGGGAACGTGCGGCTGTTGCAGGTCAAGACGCTAGGTGCTTCGCATCCTGATGCCGGCTATGCCAAGACGAGAAGATTCTACGAAAAGCTGGGGTTTCTCTCACTGGAAGAAACCGAACTTTGGGGATCTGGGACCCCGTGTTTGATTATGGTCAAGCCGCTAGACCAAGTGTATGCATCAGCCTGA
- a CDS encoding GNAT family N-acetyltransferase, with the protein MAIGRRVELAEFLRSDLDAVHAYTSNPEVCRYSTWGPNTLAETGEFLADAMERQPGRIMAAVMVAGKVIGSAAIWRTGETQRAGAMGYTLNQEYWGQGFATEVANLLLKLGFEKLGLTRVEATCDPGNAASIRVLEKSGFRFVQRRVATEPAVGGRKESLVYALNAPVSGEGAMDQ; encoded by the coding sequence GTGGCCATTGGCCGAAGAGTCGAGCTCGCAGAATTCCTCAGGAGCGATCTTGATGCTGTTCACGCCTACACATCAAATCCCGAGGTCTGCCGCTATAGCACCTGGGGGCCAAACACTCTCGCTGAAACCGGGGAGTTCCTCGCCGATGCGATGGAACGGCAACCCGGACGCATCATGGCGGCAGTGATGGTGGCGGGGAAGGTCATAGGTTCCGCCGCCATTTGGCGAACCGGCGAAACGCAAAGGGCAGGGGCGATGGGCTATACCCTGAACCAGGAATATTGGGGTCAAGGTTTTGCTACTGAAGTTGCAAATTTGCTGCTCAAGCTGGGGTTCGAAAAATTGGGTCTCACCAGGGTTGAAGCCACCTGCGACCCCGGGAATGCTGCCTCCATTCGCGTCTTGGAAAAATCTGGATTTAGATTCGTCCAGCGCCGGGTGGCCACTGAACCGGCCGTTGGAGGAAGGAAAGAGTCACTGGTTTATGCCTTGAATGCGCCTGTTTCCGGTGAAGGGGCAATGGACCAGTGA
- a CDS encoding DNA alkylation repair protein, with amino-acid sequence MPFADQLIGVPVAEQLIRELQDAAPEHALSSLNAATKSLPGLSLRERSDALRDGLLADFPESYSQLAEVIKTAAHESPSFTGWMIWPVTSALATRAARENTQSAFEDAMDMMALLTPRLSSEFAIRVLLKHDLAAALRFAQQWTASPDEHVRRLASEGTRPYLPWAARVPQIIKNPTLTIPVLDALYRDPSEYVRRSVANHLNDLSRHDPELVLHTAQRWLRAADSTTLAVVKHGLRTLVKRGNPEALALLGFGTPTVETDGPHIAQPQVPWGAEVTFTATVRNTGTEPMPLAIDYVLHHRKANGSTTAKVFKLTTRTLSPGEELEINRSHSFRAITTRRYYPGTHSVALQVNGLPTGKTEFELMAALTD; translated from the coding sequence ATGCCATTTGCCGATCAACTCATTGGCGTTCCTGTCGCCGAGCAACTTATCCGCGAGCTGCAGGACGCTGCCCCTGAGCATGCCTTGAGCTCCCTGAACGCTGCAACAAAAAGCCTGCCTGGTTTGAGTTTGCGGGAACGCTCAGATGCACTGCGCGACGGGCTGCTGGCGGACTTCCCTGAGAGCTACTCCCAGCTCGCCGAGGTCATCAAGACAGCAGCACATGAATCGCCGTCCTTCACCGGTTGGATGATCTGGCCTGTCACCTCGGCCCTGGCCACTCGTGCAGCGCGTGAAAATACGCAGTCCGCGTTCGAGGATGCAATGGACATGATGGCCTTGCTCACCCCTCGCTTGAGCTCAGAATTCGCAATCCGGGTCCTGCTTAAACACGATCTTGCGGCAGCCCTGCGTTTTGCACAGCAATGGACTGCCTCGCCCGATGAGCATGTGAGGCGGCTGGCCAGTGAAGGCACCCGCCCGTATTTGCCATGGGCTGCTCGTGTCCCGCAAATCATCAAGAATCCCACGCTCACCATTCCAGTCTTGGACGCCCTGTACCGAGATCCAAGCGAGTACGTTCGACGTTCGGTCGCAAATCATCTCAATGATCTGAGCCGCCACGATCCCGAGCTGGTCCTGCACACCGCACAGCGTTGGTTGCGGGCTGCAGATTCGACCACTTTGGCCGTGGTGAAACACGGACTTCGGACCCTGGTCAAGCGCGGTAATCCTGAAGCCTTGGCATTGCTCGGCTTTGGCACCCCGACCGTGGAGACCGACGGTCCGCACATTGCCCAACCGCAGGTGCCGTGGGGCGCAGAGGTCACTTTCACCGCGACCGTGCGCAACACCGGCACTGAGCCAATGCCCCTTGCCATCGACTACGTGCTGCACCACCGCAAGGCCAACGGATCAACAACTGCCAAGGTTTTCAAGCTCACCACACGCACCCTGTCCCCCGGCGAAGAATTGGAGATCAATCGGTCCCATTCGTTCAGGGCGATTACCACCCGGCGCTATTACCCCGGCACCCACTCGGTGGCCCTTCAAGTCAATGGGTTGCCTACCGGAAAAACAGAGTTTGAGCTGATGGCTGCTTTAACCGACTAG
- a CDS encoding CDP-alcohol phosphatidyltransferase family protein, with product MEAASRNDWATVPNAITLLRFFLVIPICIFLISDTRPTLTAVLLLAFGLSDWVDGFIARKFSQVSRLGILLDPIADRLGIVAIAVALVAGGFIPVWIGVVIFFTDLVLLCAYFFLRLSEPPSSTLLGKFRTALIMLGLAFVAAGRIDQLSIFYVPGIYILYAGALLHIVVGFGYLRYMRSEARTANRPGEETKP from the coding sequence ATGGAAGCAGCAAGTCGCAACGATTGGGCCACTGTCCCGAACGCGATCACGCTGCTTCGCTTCTTCCTTGTCATCCCAATCTGCATTTTTTTGATCTCTGATACACGTCCGACATTAACTGCAGTACTATTGCTGGCCTTTGGGCTCAGCGATTGGGTGGACGGGTTTATTGCTCGCAAATTTTCCCAAGTCTCGCGCCTGGGCATATTGCTTGATCCCATAGCTGATCGCCTGGGCATTGTCGCTATCGCTGTGGCCCTCGTTGCCGGTGGATTCATCCCAGTGTGGATCGGTGTGGTGATTTTCTTTACCGACTTGGTCTTGCTCTGCGCCTACTTTTTCCTGCGGTTGAGCGAACCGCCAAGTTCAACTCTCCTCGGCAAGTTCCGGACAGCATTGATCATGCTGGGACTGGCCTTCGTCGCGGCCGGACGAATTGACCAACTCTCCATCTTCTATGTTCCAGGCATCTATATCCTCTATGCCGGGGCACTGCTGCACATCGTGGTGGGATTCGGCTACCTCCGGTACATGCGAAGTGAAGCCAGAACCGCCAACCGCCCCGGCGAAGAGACCAAGCCCTAG
- a CDS encoding 2'-5' RNA ligase family protein, with product MSRSPENILLYLEAQEEEQLRGIFADLESRGFPRQNQTPHISITFAPELSDEVARRAAQLLPAAVPASLRRVGTVVFGTKRKQTVAWLMETTDDLEIAAREISALNIHGRGPRWIPHLTMGLRIPREIVPDYVRALDELGSEHQLEFTAKRAGLWKPKIQQLTLLAGE from the coding sequence ATGAGCAGATCACCTGAGAATATTCTGTTGTACCTGGAAGCGCAGGAAGAAGAGCAGCTTCGGGGAATCTTTGCTGACCTGGAATCGCGTGGATTTCCTAGGCAAAATCAAACTCCGCACATCAGTATCACCTTTGCACCGGAACTATCTGATGAAGTCGCGCGGCGTGCAGCTCAACTGCTTCCAGCGGCCGTTCCGGCTAGTCTTCGACGCGTTGGCACAGTGGTTTTTGGAACCAAGCGCAAGCAGACCGTTGCGTGGCTCATGGAAACCACCGATGACCTTGAAATCGCAGCCAGGGAAATCAGCGCGCTGAATATCCATGGGCGCGGTCCACGGTGGATACCGCACCTCACCATGGGACTGCGGATTCCGAGAGAAATAGTCCCGGATTACGTCAGGGCGCTAGATGAGCTGGGGAGCGAGCATCAGCTGGAGTTCACTGCAAAACGGGCGGGGTTGTGGAAACCCAAAATCCAGCAATTGACCCTGTTGGCCGGAGAATAA
- a CDS encoding alpha/beta fold hydrolase has product MATYAINGVQLGAESFGDPADPLVLCVGGTTMLSWPDPLCEALSSSGRHVVRYDLRDSGQSTTLDPMNPSYTLRDLANDAASLAQALDQRRAHLAGIGVGGMVAQVAALEHPEAFSALTLYGTRPVAPGPVDDDLPDHDQATIGQLFSRPMPDWADREAVAEHAAQAASILGNDPHEARRLSARIWDRTPDPSASIHMANQLGMVFSRLDCTPRWRERLGEITQSTLVVHGAKDPFFPAGNGQALAREIPQARLLVLEQASTALPGPAVSQVAQAMLELTALP; this is encoded by the coding sequence ATGGCAACATATGCAATCAATGGTGTTCAACTAGGCGCGGAAAGCTTTGGCGACCCCGCCGATCCCCTCGTGCTATGCGTTGGCGGGACGACCATGCTCTCGTGGCCTGATCCGCTGTGCGAAGCGCTGTCCTCTTCCGGCCGGCACGTGGTCCGCTACGACCTGCGAGATAGTGGCCAATCGACAACGCTGGACCCGATGAATCCCTCATATACCTTGCGCGATCTGGCCAACGATGCTGCATCGCTTGCCCAGGCCTTGGACCAGCGGCGGGCACACCTGGCCGGCATCGGTGTAGGTGGCATGGTTGCGCAAGTTGCCGCCTTGGAGCATCCCGAAGCGTTCTCGGCGCTCACCCTGTATGGGACACGGCCTGTCGCACCAGGCCCGGTAGATGACGATCTTCCGGATCATGACCAAGCCACCATAGGCCAATTGTTTTCTCGCCCGATGCCGGATTGGGCCGATCGCGAGGCAGTGGCCGAGCATGCTGCGCAGGCCGCCAGCATCTTGGGCAATGATCCACACGAGGCCCGGCGCCTGTCAGCGCGCATTTGGGACCGCACGCCAGATCCTTCCGCGTCCATCCACATGGCCAACCAGCTTGGCATGGTCTTTTCACGGCTCGACTGCACTCCGCGTTGGCGCGAACGCCTCGGCGAGATCACGCAATCAACGCTGGTAGTCCACGGAGCCAAGGACCCGTTCTTTCCAGCCGGCAACGGGCAGGCCTTGGCACGCGAGATTCCCCAGGCCAGATTGCTTGTGCTGGAGCAGGCATCTACTGCGCTTCCTGGGCCAGCGGTTTCCCAGGTCGCCCAGGCAATGCTTGAGCTGACCGCCCTGCCCTAG